In the Deferribacter desulfuricans SSM1 genome, ATTATTATATTTCTAATTGTTTTTTCTTGCATCGGTTATACAAAAGATATTTCCCTAATTATAAGCTATCACAAAGGCTTCCCTTGGGTAGAAGATTTTAAGAAAGGTTTCTTTAAGGTTATCCCAAAAGATGATGTAGATATTTACTACTTAGATGCTAAAAAGGGCAAAACAGAGGAAATAAAAAAAAATATAAACTTTACACTAAAAAGTATAGAAAAAAACCAACCAAATATTATTGTTTGCTTAGATGATTTTGCTCTTGAAAATGTGTGTAAAAAATATTTTAATACCGAAAAACAAATTGTTTTTGCAGGCATAAATAGAGATAAAGAATACTACAACCTCGACGAAGTAAAAAACATCACTGGTGTTTTTGAGCATATCTACTTTGCTCAAACCTTTGAAATCATAAAAGATGCTTTCCCTTATGCAAAAAAAGCTTTACTCTTATCTGACACAAGCCAAAGTACTTTGTCTGCACTTAAAAAGTGCCCCAAAACATACAAAGATTTACATATTGATATAAAAAACATTAAAACATTAAAAGAATGGCAACAAGAAGTATATAATGCACAAAGCATTTATGACCTTTTAATAATACTCACTTGCGCCAAAATTAAGGATAAAAATGGAAATTACATGAATAATAAAGATGTATTAAAATGGACACTTCAAAACAACAAACTACCTGAAATTGCTTTGCTCGAATGGATGGTAAAAGATGGTGCCTTACTTGGTGTTACAATTAGTGGTTATAACCATGGAATTGAATCAGGGATTATTGTAAAAGAACTTCTAAAAGGAATAAATATTTCAAACATCAAACCTATTCAATACACAAAAGCAGAGTTAACTGTAAATACCAAAAGAGCCAAAGAATTGAATATTAAAATCCCCATAAGTATTTTACTTTTTGCAAAAACAGTGTATTAAATTTATTATGCTAAAAAAAGTTATAATAGCCGGTTTTATAATTTTTAGTTTCTTCACAATCTCTTTTATTATAATCTTACAATTACAGAATAAAGAATTTTTGCTTTTAAAAGAAACAAACGAAAAATATACAGAAACTCTACTATCAGAAATCAACAACAAAATTGAACAAAATATTGAAAATAAATTAGAAAAACTAAAAATTTTATCAAATTTTATAAAAAATAACCCGAATAATATCTCTACTTATATAAATAATATTTTTAAAGATGATACCAATTCTATAATCATGATGATTTCTAACGAAGGTAACATCTTAACTACTTATCCAAAAACACTTGGTTTTAATGGGTTATCAATTTTAAATTTTCCAGATATTGCTGATTTTTTTATAAAGCTATCCAAAGAAAATGAATTAGCAAAATTTTTAAAAATCAAGATGTTCAACAACGAAACGTTAACTTTTACAACAAAAAATTACATATGTATTGGAACAGAAAATATAATATCGAATAATAATAAATTTTATCTATTACAATTCTCACCTTTATCCATCTTCTTTCAAAATATAACGGATAAATTTGAAAAAGTGCTGGGAAAAGAGGCCGTTATTTTTTTAGGAAACAAGCCTGAAGGTAACAATTTTTCTCAAATAATCCCATTTGAAGTTAAAGGACTAAAATATTATATAGGGATAAAGGATGTTAAACCGCCACTTATCAATAATCTAAAAAAACATTTTAGCAAAATAAATCTTCTTATTTTCATCCTGTTATCAATAACATTTATTTTTGGTGCTTACATCGTTTATGAACTTTTTATATCTCATCGAAGATTGGAAAAATTGGTAGAAAAAAGGGTAAATGAACTAAACTTAGAGCGCAAAAAATATGAAACTTTTTTTAAAAATTTACCCTTACCAGCTATTGTTTTTGATCCAATAGCACTGACAATAGTTGATTTAAATTCAAAAGCAACCGAATATGGTTTTAAAAAGGATGACAAATTAACGGATCTTTTAAAAAACGAAAAGATTCTTGAAAATCACATAAAAACATTAAATGAAAAACTAATTGATGATTTCGAATTAAATGTAAGTGATAAATATATTTTTCAGATATTCTCAATTTTTGATAAAAACGAAAATAAAGTGATATCTATAATTAACGATATAACCGAAAATAAAAAGCTTTATGAAAAGATTAAAAATGCTGAAAGAAAAGAGTTGGTAGCTACAATCACAACAGGTATTGCTCACGATTTTAAAAATAGTTTAAGTAATATACAGTTATACTTAAAATTAATGGAAACTGAGCCAGATAACTGGAAAAAATTCATTGAACCTATAAAAACTATTATAAACTCATCTACTGATCACATAAATAATCTTTTATTAATTGCTAACAATAAAAAACCAAAATTAAAAGAATTAAAAATTGACGATGTTATGAATGAGTTTTTACAAATAATAAAACAATATATACCCAAAAATATCGACTTGACGTATATAAATTTAGTAACAGACTCTAAAATATTAGGCTCAAAATCTAGCCTAATTCAGGCTTTTTTAAATATTGTTGTAAATTCTAAAGATGCTATTGGCAAAAATAAAGGTGATATTTCCATTGTTATTGATAAAGAAATTTTAAATAATATTAATTATATCAAATTTACTTTTAGTGATAATGGGCCAGGCATAGAAAAAGATATATTAAAAAACATATTTAAACCTTTTTATAGTACTAAGGAAAACGGTTGCGGTTTAGGTTTGGCGCTTGTTAATAGAGTAATAAAAGAGCTAAGTGGTTTTATGAATATCGAAAGTGAAATAGGCAAAGGCACCATAGTAAGAATATATTTGCCGGAAAAAGTAGATGGCTGATATATCAAATAAATTAAAAAGTATTATCGAAGATCAAGAGCAAATAAAGAATTTTGAATATATTTTTAAGCATTCCATTTTTTTACGTAACTATTTCGTAAAATATCCAGAGAATATCAAAAATGTATTGCCTATACTTGGAAAAAAACGCGACAAAGAATCAATCTTAAAAACATTAAATTCTAAGAATCTACTCGTTATGGATAAAATTGAATTTAACAACTTTTTAAGACATATCAAAATGACCGAATACATGGCCATTGCCTATAATGATTTAATATTAAAAAAACCAATAGAAGAAATTACTTTTCATCTGTCATCATTTGCATCTGCTGTTTTGGAAGCTACATATGAATATGCAAACAACAATATCATCAATATTTATGGGAAACCAAGAGACGAAAATGGAAATGAAGTCCCTTTTACAATTTTTGGACTTGGAAAATTAGGTGGAGAAGAATTAAATTTCAGTTCTGATATAGATATCATGTATGTTTACGGGACAGAAAAAGGGAAAACCGATGGAGAAAAACAGATATCAAACCATGAGTTTTTTGTAAAATTAGGGACAGAAATCTTCCATCATTTATCTGATAGAAACGAAATCGGTATTGTTTTTAGGGTTGATTTGAGATTAAGGCCTGACGGAGAC is a window encoding:
- a CDS encoding two-component system sensor histidine kinase NtrB, with the translated sequence MLKKVIIAGFIIFSFFTISFIIILQLQNKEFLLLKETNEKYTETLLSEINNKIEQNIENKLEKLKILSNFIKNNPNNISTYINNIFKDDTNSIIMMISNEGNILTTYPKTLGFNGLSILNFPDIADFFIKLSKENELAKFLKIKMFNNETLTFTTKNYICIGTENIISNNNKFYLLQFSPLSIFFQNITDKFEKVLGKEAVIFLGNKPEGNNFSQIIPFEVKGLKYYIGIKDVKPPLINNLKKHFSKINLLIFILLSITFIFGAYIVYELFISHRRLEKLVEKRVNELNLERKKYETFFKNLPLPAIVFDPIALTIVDLNSKATEYGFKKDDKLTDLLKNEKILENHIKTLNEKLIDDFELNVSDKYIFQIFSIFDKNENKVISIINDITENKKLYEKIKNAERKELVATITTGIAHDFKNSLSNIQLYLKLMETEPDNWKKFIEPIKTIINSSTDHINNLLLIANNKKPKLKELKIDDVMNEFLQIIKQYIPKNIDLTYINLVTDSKILGSKSSLIQAFLNIVVNSKDAIGKNKGDISIVIDKEILNNINYIKFTFSDNGPGIEKDILKNIFKPFYSTKENGCGLGLALVNRVIKELSGFMNIESEIGKGTIVRIYLPEKVDG
- a CDS encoding ABC transporter substrate-binding protein, producing MKNTTIIIFLIVFSCIGYTKDISLIISYHKGFPWVEDFKKGFFKVIPKDDVDIYYLDAKKGKTEEIKKNINFTLKSIEKNQPNIIVCLDDFALENVCKKYFNTEKQIVFAGINRDKEYYNLDEVKNITGVFEHIYFAQTFEIIKDAFPYAKKALLLSDTSQSTLSALKKCPKTYKDLHIDIKNIKTLKEWQQEVYNAQSIYDLLIILTCAKIKDKNGNYMNNKDVLKWTLQNNKLPEIALLEWMVKDGALLGVTISGYNHGIESGIIVKELLKGINISNIKPIQYTKAELTVNTKRAKELNIKIPISILLFAKTVY